The following is a genomic window from Desulfonatronum sp. SC1.
ATAGATAATCCTCTTGATAATCATACACTGCTCAACTGGTTAGCCCAACAATATAAAACCACTGTTGAGGTTGAACTTGGGTGAATATTCTAACTTAGAAGCAAAAATGCTGTGAAAAACTCAATGTTTCCGTCGCAAAAACTCAGTTTTTATGCTCACCAAAAATTTATTCATGGGGAGGTAAGAGTCGCGCGCGATGTCAAAACATGATGTCAAAATAAAAGTCATCACGATTGTAAAATCAATCAGGATTTTAACAGATTGAACGTCATTTTTCCTGGAAACGCAAGCGATTCCAGCGTGTTAAATCGCCAACTTCTGTAAGACCCCACTGCTCACCCCGTAGCCCATGGCCTTCAGTATCTGGGCCTGGGCGTCGCTTGGTTCCTCAAGCTTGCGGGTCGCTTTTCGTGCCCCGGCATTCCAACAAAGACATGAATGGAGTGCGCGCATCTGCTGCATTGTTGTGGCAGCTGAGAGCTTCAGCCCAGCCTTGGCCAAACGTAATTCCAAGAGACGCAGATAGGAGAGAGCAACAATGCAGCACAGGATGTGGTAACGGATCTTGCTGTCCGTCCAGTGCCGCATGGGTCTCATGTTGACCAAGTCATGGTCCTTGGTTTGGCGAAAGCTTTGCTCCACCATGTACCTGTCCCGGCTGGCCCTGACAATCTCATCAGTGCTCCAATCTATTCTGTCCGTGATCAGCACATTCTTTCCGAACCTGTCAATATGTCGCGCGATTCGATAATAGTTTTTGCGAAAGCTCATGACCAAGCCTCCACTTTTCACGGTGAAACTCAGATCGTAAAGGCTGTCTGGAAGATACAGATCCCGGCAAATGTTTCGGTAGCGCTCCCTGATCGTGTCTTCGTTGCGCCACTGGGCAGACTTGGAACGAACCTTTGATCGGATTTCGTATAAAACCGATTGGAGTGTTCGCATTTTCTTTTCAAATTTATACCGTTGCTTGGAGGCGGTCAGGGGGGGGTAGGTCACGATCACCGTGCGCGTCTGCCCCCAATATTCCCCGGTGCTCCGCCAAGCAGTCAATTGATCGTCCTCTCTGCCGAGCTCACGAAGTCGCCGATTTTTTTCGGTATCCACAACGATAAACTTTTCCCTGTCGACATGGATAAGCTCCTCGGCAAAGTACGTGGAGTAGCTGGTCACGAAATGCACGCCGTCCATGGCGTCAATGACTGCCATGCCGTCTTCGGAATTCATGCCCTTGTCCAAGACCACAGTCACGTCTTGCCGACCATATTTTCGCATGGCATCCAAAACGTCTTCCAGAACGCACTGAAACACCTTGGAATCATGGCAGTTGCCCTCGTATTCGCGATAGAAAAACGGCAGGCCGGTATCCCTGGCCACCAGCAAGGCAAGTCCTACCTGGCGAAGCCAGTAGCGGCCCTCTTTGCTTTTACCCGTCTGAGCCAGGTCAGATTCGGTATTGCCGGCCAAGTACATGTAGTAGTTGGTGGTGTCGAAAAAAAAGTAATCGGACCGGGATATCTCAAATTGTGCCACCTTTGCGAAAAAAAATCTTTGCGATAGACTCAATTTGTTTTTGACTTACCCGATCCCATTTTTTCCAAAAAATCTCGGATGCCAAGCGTTGATGTCCACCGGCCTGACCTGTTGGACGGCAGTTTTGCCGTACCAATCCGTCAAAGCTCTTTTGGGCTGAGCGTCAACCATCCTGTTGAGGACTGCATACAGGAAGTACTCGCCAACAGATGGCCCGGCCTCGTTCTTTCCTTTGGGGACGACCTCGTCCACGATCTGAGCAATCCCAACATCCTGATCGATCAAATTGGCCAACCACAGTGCGCCATATTCCTGAACCTGAATTCTCTCCAACGCAGATTCGGCCTCTGTTGCCAAGGCCATGATTCTCTCCGGGGAACCAAGATAGACTTGGTTGGTAACTTTCGGCTTGCCGTCGATCCGTGCCATCTCCCGGACATAGTAGTAGGGCCTGCCCTTTTTCATCTTCTTGTGTAGGTGAGGCATGCTGGAGGCATGCCAGTAGAGTCTTGCATAAATGTGCAGGCTAACATGCCGAAATTGCTAAGAAAAGTGTTGAGTTTGGCCTGATGCGGTTAAAGTCCTGTCTGAAAAGAGGACAAACTACTAATGCTCCCGTCCGGAACAGCTCCAGGCAGGTCAGGGCACACAAAAGGCGGTCATTCGCCCTGGCTGTCCGTGACCACGGGGATTCTGGCGCGGACCGGGATGTTCTCCGAGTGCAGGCCTGGCGTCTGGCCGTGCAGGTCGAACTCCAGGTTCACTTCCGGGCGGAAGATCAGGCAATGGGGGGAGCCTCCGAAGTGGAACATCCCGAGTTGGTCGCCCTTTTGGACGTACTGACCTTCGTACACCGTGATCTCGTTGGAGGAGACCTCGGCCATGGCCACGAACAAGAGGGCCATCAGGCCGATGTCCGGGTTGTCCGCTTCGATGAAGATCAGCGCCCTGGCGGCAACCTGGGTGATGTAGCCCTGGGATTCATTGGGACCGGCCGGCTCAAAGCCCTGGGCAAGCGATTCGGCGTAATAGGAACCGTCGATCAGCCGGGGCGAGCACGTTCTACCTTGTTTCCGGATGAAAACTACCTTGCCTCGATCTCAAACACATCCCCCGGAGCTCCCGCCAGGAAGACGAAGGTTCCTTCCGGAGCGAAGAACTCCCCGTTGTCCACGACGCTGTCGTAGAGCAGTTCCGCGTCGTTCGCGGGCGCGACCGCAACAACCCGCCCCATCTCCGGCCGTGTGAAGGAGAGGATCATCTCCTGCTCGACCTTCCTCCACTCGTTCTCTCCGTCAGGGCCGATCACAACTCCGTTCTTTCCATTGACGAGCGCCCCCGCCTCGCTTGCCTGCGAGAAGACGAACATCCCGCTCCGCACGCGAATTTTGCCGTCCTTCCGGAAAAGCCGCAGCGAGAGCTGATCGCGAAAACCCGTCGCGGCCATGCTTGCGAAGTCGGGCCCCTCGACCTTCTGTATCCCGAAGCCGTAAACATATCCGGGCAGTTCGTCGCTGACGGACGACCAGCTCATCAGCATTCCGCTCATGATTTGCGCACTGGGGGTGACGTTATGCATCATCCAGAGCACGCCGTTCATATCGATGGAAAGCTGTTTTGGAGCCTCGACTTCCTCCAGCCTCTGGAAAACAGGGGTGTTCATGCCGAAGCCGGGAATCTTCCGCGCGATCAGGTAGACGTCCTTTCCTTCGGAGATGAAGTAATACGAACTTCCCTTCTCAAGGTCGTGGAAAAGACCCTCGTTGTGGACCAGCTTTAAGGGAGGCGGCGTCTCCTCACCATCTGGAGCCGCGGGGAGCACGTGGTGAATATTCAGGGCGTACTTTTCCCTGTCGAAGAGGAAGCGCACGGCCCTGGTTCCGTCGGTGTACATTCCCTCGAAGGCGAGGAGTTCCGAGGGAATCGGCCGCGGCTCGACACTCTTTTTCAGAGGCGACTTTTCCGGGACGGGCAGCCCCTTCTCCTTCATCAGCGCGTCCAAAATGGCGCGCGAGATCTCCGGGGCGTTCGTTTTGCCGGAGATGCTCACGGCCACGACAAGCCGCTCCGCCGGGACGACCTGGAAGTTGGTGGAATAAAACATCGTTCCCCCGCTTTTCCCAAGCACCTGCACTCCCTTGTCCCGGTAATCCGGAATCCATGCGTAGTCCCACCCGAAGGCGTCCAGCAGCGCGGCTCCGCGGAGATGCTCCGTGAAGAGGGTCGGCTGGCTCTTCAGAACCTCCTCCAAGGAGGGCTCGCTCAGGATGTGCTTCCCCCCCGCGGTAAAGCTGTCCGCGAAACGACACAAATCCTTCGCGGTGGAGGAGAGCCCTCCAGCCGCATGCACCCGGACTATCTCCAGAGGGTACTTCCTGCCGGCCGGAATGTCATAGTAGAATGCGACGTTGCCGAGGGTCTCGCCGACACTGGCCGCGCTGTCCTTCATCCCGAGGGGCTCGAAGATGCGCTCCGCGACGAAATCGATGAACTTCATCCCCGAAAGCCTTTCCACGATCATCTCCGCGAGGGTGAAGCCGTCGTTGCAGTAAATACCCATGGCCCCGGGAGCGTGCTTCAGGTCGGACTCTTGCAAAACCTCCAGCAGCAGGGCATGCGGCTCGATCATGGGCTCGTACTCAAAGACGAAGGTCGAGCCCGGAAGCCCTGACGAGTGGTTGAAGAGCATGCGCACCGTGATATCCCGGTAGCGCTCGTCGCGCATGACGAACTCGGGGAGGTGCTTCACCACGGGGTCGTCGAGCGCAAGCTTTCCGTCGTCGGCGAGCAGCAAAATGGCGACCGCGGCGAACATCTTGCTGGTGGAGCCGATGTTGAAGCGGGTATCGGCCTTCACGGGGCGGCTGGTCGCCCGCTTTGCTGCGCCGAACTCCTCGGAATAGACGATCTTTCCCCCATCCATGACGGCCACGGTCGCGGAGCTTCCTCCTCCGGACGTGATCGTCTTCCACAGAATTTCCCGGGCCGTACGCATTGTTTCGGAGTACGCGTCGGACTCCGCCGCCGCGCCTTGCGGCGCAAACAGCAGACAGAAAATGAAAACAAAAGCGGCAAATCTTTTCATCCGCTTCATGACGTTTCTCCTTGTTGGTGCAATAGTGTTGATGATTGCTTGATTTGCCACGATCCATGCCAAGCATAAGAAAATATGCTTTATTTCAGAATGTCGCCAAAAACCGCCAAGAAGCAAAGGCTGTGCGGTTGCACCAGTTTGGTTGGCGCTACCGACATTATGAGAGAAAGATAGATCATTGCTCCAACCCGCGGGCAGCCGCCTTGACGCGGCTGCCCGCCGTCAGGAAGTGATCACGAAGCCAAGAAATGACGCCCGGCTCTCACGCTCCGTGGAAGTGGTACTTCTTCTCGATGCCCATGATTAGTTCAAAGAACTGCTCGTCGGTCAGGTTTTCCATGCCCAGTTCCTTGGCAAACCGGATGGTCAGGTCGTCCAGCATCCGTTCCAGGCTTGCCACGGCCTCGTCGGTCAGGTTCTGGATCAGCTTCCGGGCCGCGTCCATGTCTTGACGCCACAGCGCCAGGTATTGATCTTCCATGGCGGCCTGTTTCGCCGCGAGGTCCGCCTCGAACCGCGCGATGGCCTCATGGGCCGCTGGAGCCAGACGCGGATAGTCCTGCAGGACCAGGGCCTGCATCTTGCGGGAGCGCCAGAACATGGAATGATCGTCGATTTGTCCGGTGGCGCCCTGGTAGGCCGCGGGCAGGACGGTCAGGCCCTTGTAGAAGGGCATGTACACGGCCAGGTCGGGCATGCCCAGGGCGATATGGTTGATGACCGCGATGTCGCCGGGCAGGTCGGGCCGGGTCTGGGTGATGTGGGAGAGGGAGGCGCGCATCACGCTGATGGGCCGGTAGGGTTCCTTGGGATTCTGGTGCATGTACGGATCATGCGGGGTGCCCTGGTACCGGTTGCGCAGGCCCGCGGCCACGTCCTGGACGGTCAGTTTGCGGTCCGGCTGGACGAAAACCGGATACAGCCCGTCCATGCGGTCGTACTCGATACCGGAGAAGAGCTTGAGCAACTCGCGGACCCGGGGGTAGTTGTAGGTGTGATCGTGTTCACCGTCGCTGATGCAGCAGGCGAAGAAATTGAACGCTTCGTCGGCCGGATCGTACAGCTTGTGTTCCACCAGAAAGTCCACGAAACCGGCGGAGGTCATCACGTTCATGGGATCATTGAAATCCACGTCCTGGAAGCGTCCCTGGTTCGCGGAAACAAAGTAGCTGTCCGCGGGGAGGCGCTGGGCCACCCAGTGATGCCCCGAGGCCGTTTCCAGATACCAGATCTCGTTGCGGTCGCTCAGGGCCACGCCAAAGCCCTCGTCGCTGACGCCGGCGGTCTCGATGACATGTCCCAGCAGGCGAATGCCCTCCCTGGCCGACGTGGCATAGGGCAGGACCACCGAGGTGATGGAGTCCTCGGTCAGGCCGGTGCCTTGCACGTAAGGGTCGACGGCCAGGATGGCCTCGCTGTTGAAGATGGTCTCCGTGGCCGAAATGGCCACGCCGTAGTCGTTGATCCCGGTTTCCTCGAAGGACAAAAGCTTCTGGCCTTCGGACTGCCATTTGGGAAAGGCCACGTACCCCAGGGCGTTGGGCGGCAGGTCCCAGGTGAAGGCGTTGTCGTTGGCCTGAAAGGTCAGGGCTTCCTTGCGCGGTTCGTGGCGGACGATGTTCTGGGCGTCGGATGCGCCGACATTGTCTTCATTGCGGGCGATGATCAGCGAGCCGTCCGCCGTGGCCTCGTGGCCCACCAGGATGGTCGTGCATGCGTTGGCCGGGACGGACGGCGCGAAGATAAAAGCAAAAATGGAGAGCGCAAAAAGCACCGCGATACCTGGAACGATGTTGCGGTGAGTACGGGGGATGGTTGTCATGGGGTTCGTCTCCTCTTGGACGGGTTCGGGGTGGGTATG
Proteins encoded in this region:
- a CDS encoding C69 family dipeptidase, yielding MTTIPRTHRNIVPGIAVLFALSIFAFIFAPSVPANACTTILVGHEATADGSLIIARNEDNVGASDAQNIVRHEPRKEALTFQANDNAFTWDLPPNALGYVAFPKWQSEGQKLLSFEETGINDYGVAISATETIFNSEAILAVDPYVQGTGLTEDSITSVVLPYATSAREGIRLLGHVIETAGVSDEGFGVALSDRNEIWYLETASGHHWVAQRLPADSYFVSANQGRFQDVDFNDPMNVMTSAGFVDFLVEHKLYDPADEAFNFFACCISDGEHDHTYNYPRVRELLKLFSGIEYDRMDGLYPVFVQPDRKLTVQDVAAGLRNRYQGTPHDPYMHQNPKEPYRPISVMRASLSHITQTRPDLPGDIAVINHIALGMPDLAVYMPFYKGLTVLPAAYQGATGQIDDHSMFWRSRKMQALVLQDYPRLAPAAHEAIARFEADLAAKQAAMEDQYLALWRQDMDAARKLIQNLTDEAVASLERMLDDLTIRFAKELGMENLTDEQFFELIMGIEKKYHFHGA
- a CDS encoding IS1634 family transposase, whose product is MSLSQRFFFAKVAQFEISRSDYFFFDTTNYYMYLAGNTESDLAQTGKSKEGRYWLRQVGLALLVARDTGLPFFYREYEGNCHDSKVFQCVLEDVLDAMRKYGRQDVTVVLDKGMNSEDGMAVIDAMDGVHFVTSYSTYFAEELIHVDREKFIVVDTEKNRRLRELGREDDQLTAWRSTGEYWGQTRTVIVTYPPLTASKQRYKFEKKMRTLQSVLYEIRSKVRSKSAQWRNEDTIRERYRNICRDLYLPDSLYDLSFTVKSGGLVMSFRKNYYRIARHIDRFGKNVLITDRIDWSTDEIVRASRDRYMVEQSFRQTKDHDLVNMRPMRHWTDSKIRYHILCCIVALSYLRLLELRLAKAGLKLSAATTMQQMRALHSCLCWNAGARKATRKLEEPSDAQAQILKAMGYGVSSGVLQKLAI
- a CDS encoding serine hydrolase; this translates as MKRMKRFAAFVFIFCLLFAPQGAAAESDAYSETMRTAREILWKTITSGGGSSATVAVMDGGKIVYSEEFGAAKRATSRPVKADTRFNIGSTSKMFAAVAILLLADDGKLALDDPVVKHLPEFVMRDERYRDITVRMLFNHSSGLPGSTFVFEYEPMIEPHALLLEVLQESDLKHAPGAMGIYCNDGFTLAEMIVERLSGMKFIDFVAERIFEPLGMKDSAASVGETLGNVAFYYDIPAGRKYPLEIVRVHAAGGLSSTAKDLCRFADSFTAGGKHILSEPSLEEVLKSQPTLFTEHLRGAALLDAFGWDYAWIPDYRDKGVQVLGKSGGTMFYSTNFQVVPAERLVVAVSISGKTNAPEISRAILDALMKEKGLPVPEKSPLKKSVEPRPIPSELLAFEGMYTDGTRAVRFLFDREKYALNIHHVLPAAPDGEETPPPLKLVHNEGLFHDLEKGSSYYFISEGKDVYLIARKIPGFGMNTPVFQRLEEVEAPKQLSIDMNGVLWMMHNVTPSAQIMSGMLMSWSSVSDELPGYVYGFGIQKVEGPDFASMAATGFRDQLSLRLFRKDGKIRVRSGMFVFSQASEAGALVNGKNGVVIGPDGENEWRKVEQEMILSFTRPEMGRVVAVAPANDAELLYDSVVDNGEFFAPEGTFVFLAGAPGDVFEIEAR
- a CDS encoding phosphatidylserine decarboxylase, whose product is MRKQGRTCSPRLIDGSYYAESLAQGFEPAGPNESQGYITQVAARALIFIEADNPDIGLMALLFVAMAEVSSNEITVYEGQYVQKGDQLGMFHFGGSPHCLIFRPEVNLEFDLHGQTPGLHSENIPVRARIPVVTDSQGE